The Peribacillus sp. FSL E2-0218 genome contains a region encoding:
- a CDS encoding altronate dehydratase family protein has translation MDKIVQLHADDNVVVSLAGIRKGQVLEIQSRDKGLLQIKAGEDIGKGHKMLIRPVQPEDDIIKFGYSIGKAKENIDVGEWVHTHNLQSGLEGILNYSYQPSIPTMETENPVQTFQGYIRENGEAGIRNEIWIINTVGCINKTCEVLAKMGNEQYKDRPIDGIHHFPHPYGCSQLGDDLSHTQKLLAALAQHPNAAGVLIVGLGCENNQIEAFKQVIGDYPPNRIKFLKAQEVNDELEMGLRLIGELVEYAEGFHRVPVPVSKLKIGLKCGGSDGFSGITANPLVGAVSDLIVENGGTTILTEVPEMFGAETILMNRAKDEETFQKIVNLINDFKQYFMRHDQEIYENPSPGNKEGGISTLEEKSLGCTQKGGHASVVDVSAYGERVVKPGLNLINSPGNDLVSVTALAAAGAHIVLFTTGRGTPFGGPVPTVKIATNTELANRKKHWIDYNAGQLMEGHSMNELKEELFQFILALSSGRKETNNEKFGYREISIFKEGVIL, from the coding sequence ATGGATAAAATCGTTCAATTGCATGCAGATGATAATGTGGTCGTCTCGTTGGCAGGAATTCGTAAAGGACAGGTTCTCGAGATTCAATCAAGAGATAAAGGACTGCTACAAATAAAGGCAGGTGAAGACATCGGAAAAGGCCATAAGATGTTAATTCGTCCGGTTCAGCCTGAAGATGACATCATTAAGTTCGGTTATTCAATCGGCAAAGCGAAAGAAAATATCGATGTTGGTGAGTGGGTTCACACTCATAATCTCCAATCCGGCCTCGAGGGGATATTGAATTATTCCTATCAGCCAAGCATCCCAACGATGGAAACGGAAAATCCGGTCCAAACGTTCCAAGGATATATCCGTGAAAATGGGGAAGCGGGTATCCGCAATGAGATTTGGATCATCAACACGGTCGGCTGCATTAATAAAACCTGTGAAGTGCTCGCGAAAATGGGAAATGAGCAGTATAAAGATCGTCCAATCGATGGGATCCACCACTTTCCCCATCCGTATGGTTGTTCGCAATTAGGGGACGATTTGTCTCATACGCAAAAACTCCTGGCAGCCTTGGCGCAGCATCCGAATGCAGCGGGTGTACTGATTGTAGGATTAGGCTGTGAAAACAACCAGATCGAAGCCTTCAAGCAAGTCATCGGTGATTACCCCCCAAATCGAATCAAGTTCTTAAAAGCCCAGGAGGTTAATGATGAATTGGAGATGGGCTTGCGCTTAATCGGGGAGCTAGTGGAATATGCGGAAGGATTTCATCGGGTGCCAGTTCCGGTTTCAAAGCTGAAAATAGGGCTGAAGTGCGGAGGTTCCGATGGTTTTTCGGGCATAACGGCCAATCCATTAGTCGGGGCAGTATCCGATCTGATTGTAGAAAACGGCGGTACAACGATTTTGACGGAAGTGCCTGAAATGTTTGGAGCGGAAACGATATTGATGAACAGGGCAAAGGATGAAGAAACATTTCAAAAAATCGTAAACCTAATCAATGATTTCAAACAATACTTCATGCGCCATGATCAGGAGATTTATGAAAATCCTTCACCCGGAAATAAAGAAGGTGGCATTAGTACACTGGAGGAAAAATCACTGGGCTGCACGCAAAAAGGCGGTCATGCTTCGGTTGTGGATGTCAGCGCATATGGTGAAAGAGTTGTGAAGCCAGGATTGAATTTGATTAATTCACCTGGTAATGATCTGGTATCGGTGACGGCATTGGCAGCAGCTGGCGCACATATCGTTTTATTCACGACCGGAAGAGGCACACCATTTGGCGGGCCCGTGCCGACGGTCAAAATAGCTACGAATACCGAGTTGGCAAACCGCAAAAAGCACTGGATCGATTACAATGCCGGCCAATTAATGGAAGGGCATAGTATGAATGAATTAAAAGAAGAGTTATTCCAATTCATTCTAGCGCTTTCATCAGGCAGAAAAGAAACCAATAATGAAAAATTCGGATATAGGGAGATCAGTATTTTTAAAGAAGGAGTCATCCTTTAA